One Bufo gargarizans isolate SCDJY-AF-19 chromosome 4, ASM1485885v1, whole genome shotgun sequence DNA window includes the following coding sequences:
- the LOC122935795 gene encoding lymphotactin-like, with amino-acid sequence MKLRHILLLIFIGVVLSAIESQGLGFDYKDVYPCLEVQTRKVNIKILQSYTIKTIPFNAVLFFAKNGVKICADPNQAWVKKAINTLDKQAQNQSKKGTSQKKVKKTTTKTKKNAGKKTRGKPKKRSEPSKKASPV; translated from the exons ATGAAGTTAAGGCATATTCTTCTACTTATTTTTATTGGAGTAGTTCTTTCAGCAATAGAAAGTCAAG GGCTGGGATTTGATTATAAAGACGTGTATCCATGCTTAGAAGTGCAAACACGAAAGGTtaatattaaaatcctgcagaGTTACACAATCAAAACCATCCCTTTCAATGCCGTTCT gttttttgcaaaaaatggtgtAAAGATCTGTGCTGACCCCAATCAGGCCTGGGTTAAAAAAGCTATAAATACGCTGGACAAGCAAGCTCAAAACCAATCTAAGAAGggaacaagccaaaagaaagtgaaaaagacaacaaccaaaacaaaaaaaaatgcagggaAGAAAACTCGAGGAAAACCAAAGAAAAGGTCTGAGCCAAGCAAAAAAGCATCACCAGTATAA